The nucleotide window CCAGGGCGTGCCGACGCAGGACAATTCCGCGATCGGACGCGCCATCGCGCGGGTGACGGCACTGGCCGAGGATCTGGGTGTCCAGCAGGACAAGGATCGCACGGAGACGACGCTCGCCGATGTCCAGGCCGACCAGTTGCGCGTCCTCGAGGAGATGACCGCCGCAATCACCGGCCCGGGTTTTGATATCCGCGCGCTCGAGGGCAATGCGGATTTCGGAGTGGCGGCGGTCTACCCGAACACCGACCCCAGCCCGATGAACAGCCGGCTCTTCGGCGAGGGCCGCGAGACGGTCGAGATGATGATCGTCGAGGTTGCGGGCGAATTCGCAGGCGCCCCCGGTGTGGCCCGCGCGGGTCTCTCGGCCACCCAGTGGCGCTGTCTCTTCCAGGCCCTGATCAAGCAGGAGAGCCGCTTCAACGTCGCAGCCGAAAGCCCGGTCGGGGCCTATGGCCTGACCCAGCTCATGCCGGGCACCGCCTCGGATCTCGGCGTCGACCGCTACGACGTGAAAGACAACCTCCGCGGCGGCGCGCGCTACATCACCACGCAACTCAACCGCTTCGGCAACATTCCCCATGCGCTGGCTGCCTATAACGCGGGGCCGGGCCGGGTCATTGAGTACGGCGGCGTGCCGCCCTTTGCCGAGACCCAAGGCTATGTGCGCAACATCTCCAAGTTCTACAACGAATACTTGGCCGTCGTGGGCGGTGCCGATGCGCTCGGCACGCTCTCGCCCTCGGACTTTGCGCTCGCCGAATATGCCAGCATCTCGGAGGCCGGCGTCTATTACGCCGCTGACAGTTCGGCCACGACCGAGCAGGTGATCAATCGCCTCCGCGCCATCATCCTGCAGATCGATGCCCAGCCCAATGCCAAGGCGGCCTGGGAGCTCAACACCTACGCCAAGGCCGAGATCGGCCGCATCCTCAATCTCCGCGTCCGGCTGATGGCCGCCAACCAGCAGCGCGAGGCGGCCTACGCGCAACACCTCGTCGTCGACCGGCTCGCCGAGCGCGACTTCATGCAGATGGGAGTTCCCGAATGAGACACCTTCTCCTGACCGCCGCGGCGGTCGCCACACTCGGGTTTGCCTCGCCCGCCACCGCTCAGGGAGTTCCGACCTTCGATGGCTCGCAACTCGGGCAGCTTGTGGCCCAACTCGAGCACATGGCGGAGGACCTGAACGTCCAGATGCAGCAGCTCGCTACGATGCGGCTGGAACTGGAAACCCAGCTGTCACAGCTCACGAACCTCGAGGCGCAACTGACCTCGCTGATCGAAGGCAGTGGGTTGGGAGAGCTCTTCGCCACGGTCGAAGAGTTCCGCGCGCTGCGTGGCAAGCTGGTGGCTCCTCTCAACACCGCGCAATCGCTGGCGAGCGGCGATTTCCTGAGCGGCTTCAATCCCGGGACGGAACTCACGGCCTCCGTCGAACGGGTGCTTTCGGGCAGCGGGTTTACTTCGGAACGCCTGGGGACACTCTCAAGCTCCGATCAACCCGCCGACAACCGCATTGCCGCCTCGGCCGGGGCCAGTGCCATGCTGTCGGTCGCCGCTCAGGAAAGCCACGAAGAGGCCGGGCAAAGCCTTGAGCGGCTCGAGACCATGGTCGGGCTCATTGATGATCAGGACGGGTTGAAGGCCGCCGTCGATCTCAACACCCGTGTCACCGCCGAGCTCGGGATCATCCTGACCCAGATCTGGCGGCTGGAAGCCGCGCAAGGCGTCAGTGCGGGCCAACTCGGCGTTGTCGATGCCGCAACCCTCGCGGATGAGCGCAAGTTCCGCTCGATGGCGGTGGATCCATGAGAAGGTCCAAACGCACCCCGAGCCGTTTCACGCTGATGGAAGCCGGACTTCTCGGCCTTTCACTTGTTATCCCGCTCGGCCTCCTTGTCTTGCCCGACGCGGCATCAGGTCAGGATCGGCCCTTCACCTCGATGGAAATCGAACGGGACGAAGCCGACGCCTGCCGTGTCCCGAAGCCGCCTGCCGATCTCGCCGAGACCGCCTACTTGCGCAATGGCTACCGCGCGATCCTGCGCATCCTGATCGCCGAAGAGGCGCTGGCCACAGAGAACTGCACCTGCCTGCTCGATCAGTTCACCTGGGATCAGGCTTTGGACGCCCTGCCCCGGTTCCAGACCTCGGACAATCCGCGTCTGCCCTTCAACGTGCTCGAGCTTTACGCGCAGGCCGATGCCCTTGAGGCCAAAGCTGCCGCAGGCTGTGCCGAGTAGATGGGGATCATTCGCGACATTCTGAGCGAGGTCGACGCCGCGGTGAACACCGTGGCGCAGGACGGCTTTGTCTCCTCGGCGGCCTCGGTCGGTAATGTCATCTCGGCGGGAGCGACGCTCCTTGTCGTCCTCCTCGGAATCAACGCCGTGATGCAACTCCGCCCCCTGCCCTTCGGCACCGGCTTTGCCTTCGGGATGAAGGTGGCCCT belongs to Sulfitobacter pacificus and includes:
- a CDS encoding lytic transglycosylase domain-containing protein — encoded protein: MNRATIISAGFWLGLGAMPAHAQGVPTQDNSAIGRAIARVTALAEDLGVQQDKDRTETTLADVQADQLRVLEEMTAAITGPGFDIRALEGNADFGVAAVYPNTDPSPMNSRLFGEGRETVEMMIVEVAGEFAGAPGVARAGLSATQWRCLFQALIKQESRFNVAAESPVGAYGLTQLMPGTASDLGVDRYDVKDNLRGGARYITTQLNRFGNIPHALAAYNAGPGRVIEYGGVPPFAETQGYVRNISKFYNEYLAVVGGADALGTLSPSDFALAEYASISEAGVYYAADSSATTEQVINRLRAIILQIDAQPNAKAAWELNTYAKAEIGRILNLRVRLMAANQQREAAYAQHLVVDRLAERDFMQMGVPE
- a CDS encoding type IV secretion system protein; the encoded protein is MRHLLLTAAAVATLGFASPATAQGVPTFDGSQLGQLVAQLEHMAEDLNVQMQQLATMRLELETQLSQLTNLEAQLTSLIEGSGLGELFATVEEFRALRGKLVAPLNTAQSLASGDFLSGFNPGTELTASVERVLSGSGFTSERLGTLSSSDQPADNRIAASAGASAMLSVAAQESHEEAGQSLERLETMVGLIDDQDGLKAAVDLNTRVTAELGIILTQIWRLEAAQGVSAGQLGVVDAATLADERKFRSMAVDP